A single window of Flagellimonas maritima DNA harbors:
- a CDS encoding type III pantothenate kinase, which translates to MNLVIDIGNTLTKYAVFHGRKIIFDESSTSNLFLSKVKELFEQYPKINRALIASVASLDGNELDVVSLFCKVHLLSNDSKVPFKNSYATPKTLGTDRIALATAAFYQNPRGNTLVIDAGTCITYDMVNDVGEYVGGAISPGVQMRYRAMHEMTNALPLLQPEEILDFIGNSTKTSMHSGVINGVSLEIDGVINQYNLRFQDLTVILTGGDSHFFANRLKNTIFANSKFLLEGLNYLLEYNKR; encoded by the coding sequence ATGAACTTGGTTATAGATATTGGCAACACCTTAACAAAATATGCTGTATTTCATGGTAGGAAGATCATATTTGATGAAAGTTCCACATCAAACTTGTTTTTATCAAAGGTCAAGGAGCTTTTTGAACAATATCCAAAAATTAATCGGGCATTGATAGCTTCAGTAGCTAGTTTAGATGGTAATGAGCTTGACGTTGTTTCACTTTTTTGTAAAGTTCATTTACTTTCCAACGATTCCAAAGTTCCTTTTAAAAATAGCTATGCAACTCCTAAAACATTGGGTACGGATCGTATTGCATTGGCAACTGCCGCCTTTTATCAAAATCCAAGGGGAAATACGTTGGTAATTGATGCCGGTACTTGTATAACATATGATATGGTCAATGATGTTGGGGAATATGTGGGCGGTGCCATTTCACCTGGGGTACAAATGAGATATAGGGCCATGCATGAAATGACCAATGCACTTCCATTGCTTCAGCCAGAAGAGATTTTGGACTTTATTGGCAATTCTACTAAAACCAGTATGCACAGTGGCGTCATAAACGGCGTTTCTTTGGAAATTGACGGAGTTATAAACCAGTATAATTTACGCTTTCAAGATTTAACAGTTATTTTAACAGGCGGCGACTCCCATTTTTTTGCCAACCGATTAAAAAATACCATATTTGCGAATTCTAAATTTCTCTTGGAGGGGCTAAATTACTTGCTGGAATACAACAAACGCTAG